A window of the Flavobacterium sangjuense genome harbors these coding sequences:
- the pgmB gene encoding beta-phosphoglucomutase, whose protein sequence is MSKKAFIFDLDGVIVDTARYHFLAWQKIAAELGIEFTPEHNEELKGVSRIRSLDIILKLGNIQASEENKNKWLKQKNEDYLAYIENMDESEILPGVVNILEFIKEKNQLIGLGSASKNARPILEKVKILHLFDAIVDGNDVTNAKPDPEVFIRAAKLLNATNENSMVFEDSVAGIQAANIANMTSIGIGDERILHEAKYNFKDFTFMDTSFIEAFID, encoded by the coding sequence TAGCCTGGCAAAAAATAGCAGCCGAATTAGGCATCGAATTTACACCTGAACACAACGAAGAATTAAAAGGGGTCAGCCGTATTCGCTCTTTGGATATTATTCTGAAACTTGGAAACATTCAAGCATCCGAAGAGAACAAAAACAAATGGCTAAAACAAAAAAATGAAGATTACCTTGCCTATATTGAAAACATGGACGAATCAGAAATTCTTCCCGGTGTTGTCAATATTTTAGAATTTATTAAAGAAAAAAATCAACTAATCGGATTAGGTTCTGCAAGTAAAAATGCCAGACCAATTTTAGAAAAAGTAAAAATTTTGCATTTGTTCGATGCTATTGTTGACGGAAATGACGTAACCAATGCAAAACCAGATCCTGAAGTTTTTATCAGAGCTGCCAAATTACTAAACGCAACAAATGAGAATTCTATGGTTTTTGAAGACTCAGTAGCCGGAATTCAGGCTGCTAATATTGCCAATATGACAAGCATCGGAATTGGCGATGAGAGAATTCTACATGAAGCAAAATACAATTTTAAAGATTTTACCTTTATGGATACTTCTTTTATAGAAGCGTTTATAGACTAA